The genomic segment AACTATGCCAGGCCCTGTCACCATAACATGTACGTCAGTATCATTGATTTTTCCTGAAACCAGGAAGCGTCCTCCAATAGTCTGCTTTTTTACAGATTCAAGCTCGTTAATAACACCGGAAACCTCCCCTGAAACCGCTCCTGAAACAAGAACATGGCTGTCTGTGATCATATTCCAAGTCCTGTGCGTAAAATATCTGTCAATTCCTTAATCCATTCCCGTGCTTCCTGCTCCCCTGTATTATAAATCCCAAGCCCCGCGTCCAGGTGCGGCAGTATTTTTGCCTGGAGAAACCTGTCCATAACTGCATCCAGTACAAAACAGGCTTTGTCAATATCAAGCTTTGCCCTGATTTCTCCATTAGCTGCAGCATCCGTAAGCAGGGTTCTAAAATATTTCAGGCTGTATTCCCTTAAAGATAGAAGGATTTCATTTCTAAAAGGGATTTCATACTCAAACATTATTCTTATATAAAGCCTGTATATAACCGGATGTTTCTGCAAAAAGATCACGCCTGCCAGCAGGGTGGCTTCAAGTCTGGTAAACAGGTTTTCAGACCGGGTTTGATCCCGGACAGTGCGCAGATAATCCTTTACCATGTTCATGGAGATGTTAAAGGCAAATATGAAAAGCCCTTTTTTGTTTCCAAAATACTGGAATATTGAGCCTTTGGCAATGCCCAGCCTTGAGACAATAGAGTTTATGCTTGCCTGGGCATAGCCCTTTTCGCTGAACTCCTCAACAGCAATACGGGTTATGCGCTCCTGCTTGTCTTTTGAAAGGTTTTGAAAGGTTTTAAAAGGGATCATTCTTATCCCTTTTCCATGTAGTTAAGCACTTGTACATAAAAGGGGAAAAATAACTCATAAATCTGATCTTCTGCCGTATGGAGCTACTCGCAGTTCTCCGGTCATGAGTTTGGGGAGCAGGGTGTCGCGGATTTGAGCGAGGGTTTGGGTTTGGAGTGTGTT from the Desulfonema limicola genome contains:
- a CDS encoding TetR/AcrR family transcriptional regulator, translated to MIPFKTFQNLSKDKQERITRIAVEEFSEKGYAQASINSIVSRLGIAKGSIFQYFGNKKGLFIFAFNISMNMVKDYLRTVRDQTRSENLFTRLEATLLAGVIFLQKHPVIYRLYIRIMFEYEIPFRNEILLSLREYSLKYFRTLLTDAAANGEIRAKLDIDKACFVLDAVMDRFLQAKILPHLDAGLGIYNTGEQEAREWIKELTDILRTGLGI